Proteins from a single region of Amblyomma americanum isolate KBUSLIRL-KWMA chromosome 10, ASM5285725v1, whole genome shotgun sequence:
- the LOC144106254 gene encoding uncharacterized protein LOC144106254: MCSGSLVLIVGRRLLPRCRNRSCCVPNGWLALPARPSHDCVTSSTSARAGSMSGPRDGHHPSGPPMTAIVVSKKKLPSFSEKRAPALRSDVLTMSSAAHEQSGGAGGVGVSSGAVECALRSALGIGRSGTESPAPQSVQQSPKCEDVGNVSIEDPAILDWSLCNPAADCAPSADDKPEEKTSAARILRILGGDAKEGDAGSAADETEGATGSPPPSASCASKEGASVGPKTVASEATAAEPSWSTVKDGGDGAVSGAASTPAKQLSPEREMRKVAAMREASPSDEPCSGESSSEGYEPRAAPETAECEWISELPGLISSADTDDDDDSPVYSLKPLFTGTFGSSPSKKSKSIKAEKGKRPNYFVAIQVDDINVHKKAKEVQDYMRSQEPKVAQAFVGIPTLHITLLVFRVNDDDDSLQRAKEALGRCHERVREDLEANPLVLEFAGLDHFKKEVLYVKTVGEDSVSRLKAVAEICSEEFTKKNLDMSGNKPFASHLTLAKLSRTSTKKTEIKKFKEVWYADFVEEKFGSQTVNSLQLLSMYKPKDERGYYYCSLEMPFGNFTRGQEVGDHSECCVQKTSEVKKSMTAAKVEEKLLALDAAKQEVKRTVATLVNAQLKELPEAKDSADASGEGSSCAQ, translated from the exons ATGTGTAGCGGGTCACTCGTTCTCATAGTGGGACGTCGCCTACTGCCACGCTGCCGAAATCGCTCATGCTGCGTGCCGAACGGCTGGCTCGCACTGCCTGCGCGCCCGTCGCACGACTGCGTGACCAGCAGCACCAGCGCTCGCGCCGGCAGCATGTCGGGCCCGCGCGACGGCCACCACCCGAGCGGCCCGCCCATGACGGCCATCGTTGTCTCCAAGAAAAAGCTGCCTTCTTTCTCCGAGAAGAGGGCCCCGGCGCTGCGCAGCGACGTGCTGACTATGAGCAGCGCGGCGCACGAGCAGAGCGGAGGCGCCGGAGGCGTCGGTGTCTCGAGCGGTGCCGTCGAGTGCGCTCTCCGGTCGGCGCTGGGCATCGGGCGATCCGGCACCGAGAGCCCGGCCCCGCAGTCTGTGCAGCAATCACCAAAGTGCGAGGACGTTGGCAATGTTTCGATTGAGGATCCCGCCATTCTGGACTGGAGCCTGTGCAACCCCGCCGCTGACTGCGCCCCAAGTGCTGACGACAAACCCGAAGAGAAAACATCTGCAGCTCGCATCCTGCGCATCCTGGGAGGTGATGCGAAGGAAGGTGACGCTGGAAGCGCGGCGGACGAGACCGAAGGTGCCACGGGCTCGCCACCGCCGTCCGCTTCTTGCGCCTCGAAGGAAGGAGCCAGCGTTGGTCCAAAGACTGTCGCGTCCGAAGCCACTGCCGCCGAGCCGTCGTGGTCCACTGTT AAGGATGGTGGTGATGGAGCGGTGAGCGGCGCGGCGTCAACGCCCGCGAAACAGCTCTCGCCCGAGCGCGAAATGCGAAAGGTGGCGGCGATGCGTGAGGCGAGCCCCTCTGACGAGCCGTGCTCTGGCGAGAGCTCGTCCGAGGGATATGAGCCCCGTGCAGCGCCCGAGACTGCGGAGTGCGAGTGGATATCTGAACTTCCTGGCTTGATTTCGTCGGCAGACACAGACGATGACGATGACAGCCCTGTCTACAGTCTCAAACCACTGTTTACAG GCACCTTTGGGTCATCGCCTTCGAAGAAGTCGAAGAGTATTAAAGCCGAAAAGGGTAAACGGCCAAACTACTTCGTGGCGATTCAAGTGGATGACATAAAC GTCCACAAAAAGGCAAAGGAGGTTCAAGATTACATGCGGAGCCAGGAACCAAAAGTTGCCCAGGCATTTGTCGGCATACCTACTCTGCACATCACGCTTCTTGTGTTTCGGGTGAACGACGACGATGACTCACTGCAGCG AGCCAAGGAGGCATTGGGTCGCTGTCatgaacgtgtcagagaagatctcGAAGCCAATCCACTTGTGCTGGAGTTTGCAGGGCTGGACCACTTCAAGAAGGAA GTGCTGTACGTGAAGACAGTAGGTGAAGACTCAGTGTCTCGGCTCAAGGCAGTGGCAGAGATCTGTAGTGAAGAATTCACAAAGAAGAACCTGGATATGTCGGGCAACAAGCCATTTGCTTCACACCTTACTTTAGCAAAACTCTCGAGGACAAGCACAAAGAAAACG GAGATAAAGAAGTTTAAAGAAGTGTGGTATGCAGACTTTGTGGAAGAGAAATTTGGGAGCCAAACAGTTAACAGCCTCCAGTTGCTGAGCATGTACAAGCCAAAAGATGAACGTGGCTACTACTACTGCAGCCTAGAAATGCCATTTG GAAATTTCACAAGAGGTCAGGAGGTCGGTGACCACAGTGAATGCTGTGTACAG AAAACTTCAGAAGTCAAGAAATCAATGACTGCCGCGAAAGTGGAAGAAAAATTACTCGCGCTGGACGCCGCCAAGCAAGAGGTCAAGCGTACAGTCGCTACGTTGGTGAATGCACAACTGAAAGAACTCCCCGAAGCAAAGGACAGCGCAGACGCTTCGGGAGAGGGGAGTTCTTGCGCACAGTAA
- the LOC144108882 gene encoding chitin deacetylase 7-like, whose product MTKAVCCLFLAVFILCASDVGRCVECDPAICRLEDNCLCMSNHPPGNLSAAAMPQFVMLTFDDAVNEQNMDFYRELLAPGRRRNRANGCNVAATFFVSAGYTDYSFVHELHSAGNEIALHSITHHNSLIYWRALDMSGWEAEFVGERHLMRDYALIPERDMVGARAPYLEIGLGDGYTMMRKHGFLYDSSVVLDYTRKPSKLPFFPYTLDYGLQTDCGVESCPGGRHRGMWLVPLNTFYMTARRDDGSRVQQSACAMPDACAPMPSTAEDTADYLRSNFEGYYHTNRAPFPVFIHSTWLSDPERRRGYLSFVDWLLTKDDVFVVTVEEVVRFMRNPKPLGEYAQAKCSRATYFRRCPEIHTCPFPDASNVQTKFLVGCKPCPDKYPWLQDDTVRAAKMERSSTDAAEQSFSATYVFLCCSVLVVCACVLVTRLLRRRKVHHF is encoded by the exons ATGACGAAAGCAGTCTGCTGCCTGTTCTTGGCGGTCTTTATCCTCTGCGCCTCCGACGTGGGGCGGTGTGTCGAGTGCGACCCTGCCATTTGCCGCCTGGAAGATAACTGCCTCTGCATGAGTAACCACCCTCCGGGCAACCTGAGCGCCGCCGCGATGCCGCAGTTCGTCATGCTCACGTTCGACGACGCCGTCAACGAGCAGAACATGGACTTCTACCGAGAGCTGCTGGCCCCCGGCAGGCGGCGCAACAGGGCCAACGGCTGCAACGTGGCCGCCACCTTCTTCGTGTCGGCCGGATACACGGACTACTCATTCGTGCACGAACTGCACAGCGCGGGAAACGAGATAGCGCTGCACTCCATCAC GCATCATAACAGCCTGATCTACTGGCGCGCACTGGACATGTCCGGTTGGGAGGCGGAGTTTGTAGGCGAGCGCCACCTTATGAGGGACTACGCACTCATCCCCGAGCGAGACATGGTGGGAGCCCGCGCACCGTACCTCGAGATCGGACTCGGAGACGGGTACACCATGATGCGAAAGCACGGCTTTCTTTACGACTCATCAGTCGTCCTTGA CTACACCCGCAAGCCGAGCAAGCTGCCGTTCTTCCCGTACACGCTGGACTACGGCCTGCAGACTGACTGCGGCGtcgagtcgtgccccggcggaCGCCACCGTGGCATGTGGCTGGTGCCCCTGAACACCTTCTACATGACCGCGCGACGTGACGACGGCTCGCGGGTCCAGCAGAGCGCATGCGCCATGCCCGACGCCTGCGCACCGATGCCAAGCACGGCGGAAGACACGGCCGACTACCTCAG GTCAAACTTCGAAGGCTACTACCACACAAACCGGGCTCCCTTCCCCGTCTTCATTCACTCAACCTGGCTGTCGGATCCGGAGCGAAGGCGGGGCTATCTCTCCTTCGTTGACTGGCTCCTCACCAAGGACGACGTGTTCGTGGTCACCGTCGAAGAAGTGGTGCGGTTCATGCGGAATCCGAAACCTCTGGGCGAATACGCGCAGGCCAAGTGCTCGAGGGCCACCTACTTCCGACGCTGCCCGGAGATCCACACTTGCCCCTTTCCGGACGCGTCGAACGTCCAGACCAAGTTCCTTGTAGGCTGCAAGCCGTGCCCTGACAAATACCCGTGGCTACAAGACGACACAGTGCGGGCGGCGAAGATGGAGCGAAGCAGCACAGACGCCGCCGAGCAGAGCTTTAGTGCCACCTACGTTTTTCTATGTTGCTCTGTCCtagttgtgtgtgcgtgtgttttagTGACACGGTTACTCAGACGCCGTAAAGTCCACCATTTCTAG